In Streptomyces sp. NBC_00483, a single window of DNA contains:
- a CDS encoding CaiB/BaiF CoA transferase family protein, which translates to MPATRPVAQGALSGLVVADFGRVLAAPYLTMLLADLGAEVIKVERPGAGDETRSWGPPFADGEATYFLGVNRNKRSVALDLTEESGREAARAIAARADVLVENFRPGTMDRLGLGYEELSALNPGLVYCSVTGFGTAEGAALPGYDLLVQAMGGLMSVTGEPGGQGTKAGVALVDVITGMHAGLGVMAALRHRDATGEGQKVEVSLLTSLLSALTNQASAHVAGGVVPRAMGNKHPSIAPYEVLDAKDRPLALAVGNDRQFGALCTELGMPGLADDPRFASNTARVAHREELLAELTERLRERGADEWFETLTAVGVPCGPINDLGEAFAFAERLGLDPRVHIDDPNREAPAAQVANPIRLSAAPAAYVTAPPRLGEHTEQILAELGLSAADDAGDVSAAP; encoded by the coding sequence ATGCCGGCCACAAGGCCCGTCGCCCAGGGAGCCCTTTCGGGGCTCGTCGTCGCCGACTTCGGCCGGGTCCTCGCGGCCCCGTACCTGACGATGCTCCTCGCCGACCTCGGCGCAGAGGTCATCAAGGTCGAGCGCCCCGGAGCCGGTGACGAGACCCGTTCCTGGGGGCCGCCCTTCGCCGACGGCGAGGCCACCTACTTCCTCGGGGTCAACCGCAACAAGCGCTCCGTCGCCCTCGACCTGACCGAGGAGTCCGGGCGCGAGGCCGCCCGCGCCATCGCCGCCCGCGCCGACGTCCTCGTCGAGAACTTCCGGCCCGGCACCATGGACCGACTCGGCCTCGGCTACGAGGAGTTGAGCGCGCTCAACCCCGGCCTCGTGTACTGCTCGGTCACCGGATTCGGCACCGCCGAGGGCGCCGCGCTGCCCGGCTACGACCTCCTGGTGCAGGCCATGGGCGGACTCATGAGCGTCACCGGGGAGCCGGGCGGCCAGGGCACCAAGGCCGGAGTCGCGCTCGTCGATGTCATCACGGGGATGCACGCGGGGCTCGGTGTCATGGCGGCGCTGCGGCACCGCGACGCCACCGGAGAGGGGCAGAAGGTCGAGGTATCCCTGCTCACCTCGCTGCTCTCGGCGCTCACCAACCAGGCCTCCGCGCACGTCGCCGGGGGAGTGGTGCCGCGCGCGATGGGCAACAAGCACCCGAGCATCGCCCCGTACGAGGTCCTCGACGCCAAGGACCGGCCGCTGGCGCTCGCCGTCGGCAACGACCGTCAATTCGGCGCGCTGTGCACCGAGTTGGGGATGCCGGGCCTCGCCGATGACCCGCGCTTCGCGAGCAACACAGCGCGCGTCGCCCACCGGGAGGAACTCCTCGCCGAACTCACCGAGCGGCTGCGCGAGCGCGGAGCCGACGAGTGGTTCGAGACACTGACCGCCGTCGGCGTGCCCTGCGGCCCGATCAACGACCTCGGGGAGGCCTTCGCCTTCGCGGAACGGCTCGGCCTCGACCCCCGCGTACACATCGACGACCCGAACCGCGAGGCACCCGCCGCGCAGGTCGCCAACCCCATCCGGCTGAGCGCCGCCCCCGCCGCGTACGTCACGGCGCCGCCACGGCTCGGCGAGCACACCGAGCAGATCCTCGCCGAGCTGGGGCTTTCCGCAGCGGACGACGCGGGCGATGTCAGTGCGGCTCCGTAG
- a CDS encoding Lrp/AsnC family transcriptional regulator: MDAMDRKILTELQMDGRLTITELAARVKLSVSPCHRRLRDLERSGAIRGYRAVVDPSALGLDFEALVFVTLGWEDRDTVASFEEAVAAVPHVLQAQRLFGDPDYLLRVAAADLTAFQQLYDQQLARLPGVQRLNSTLVMKNVVANRPLPD, from the coding sequence ATGGATGCCATGGACCGGAAAATTCTTACCGAGCTGCAGATGGACGGCCGTCTCACCATCACCGAGCTGGCCGCACGCGTGAAGCTGAGCGTCTCGCCCTGCCACCGCCGGCTGCGCGATCTCGAACGCTCGGGGGCGATCCGCGGCTACCGCGCCGTCGTCGACCCGTCCGCCCTCGGCCTGGACTTCGAGGCGCTGGTCTTCGTCACCCTGGGTTGGGAGGACCGGGACACCGTCGCCTCGTTCGAGGAGGCGGTGGCGGCGGTGCCCCATGTGCTGCAGGCGCAGCGCCTGTTCGGCGACCCGGACTATCTGCTGCGGGTGGCCGCCGCCGACCTGACCGCCTTCCAGCAGCTGTACGACCAGCAGCTCGCGCGCCTGCCGGGAGTGCAGCGCCTGAACTCCACGCTCGTGATGAAGAACGTCGTCGCGAATCGGCCGCTGCCCGACTGA
- a CDS encoding LysE family translocator produces MDTTTLAAFLAVDLLLVFTPGADWAYAIAAGLRDRSVVPAVAGLITGYVGYTLLAVAGLAVLVASSATLLTALTVAGAGYLVWLGCNVLRQPAVLTAGEEPVGASRRQVMIKGIGISGLNPKALLLYLSLFPQFIHPATGWPVAVQTGVLGTLHMTACAVVYLGVGVLARTVLKTRPSAARAVTRVSGVMMIAIGGFLLAEQLA; encoded by the coding sequence ATGGACACGACCACACTGGCGGCATTTCTGGCCGTGGACCTCCTGCTGGTGTTCACACCGGGCGCGGACTGGGCCTACGCGATCGCGGCCGGACTGCGGGACCGCTCGGTCGTCCCGGCGGTGGCCGGGCTGATAACGGGCTACGTGGGATACACACTGCTCGCCGTCGCGGGCCTGGCGGTGCTCGTGGCGAGTTCGGCGACCCTGCTCACGGCGCTGACCGTCGCCGGGGCCGGATACCTGGTGTGGCTCGGCTGCAACGTGCTGCGGCAGCCCGCCGTGCTGACCGCCGGCGAAGAGCCCGTCGGCGCCTCCCGCCGCCAGGTCATGATCAAGGGCATCGGCATCAGCGGCCTCAACCCGAAGGCGCTGCTGCTGTACCTCTCCCTCTTCCCGCAGTTCATCCACCCGGCGACGGGCTGGCCGGTGGCCGTGCAGACCGGAGTCCTCGGCACCCTCCACATGACCGCCTGCGCCGTCGTCTACCTCGGTGTCGGTGTGCTGGCGCGCACCGTCTTGAAGACACGACCTTCGGCGGCGCGGGCCGTGACACGGGTCTCCGGGGTCATGATGATCGCGATCGGTGGTTTCCTGTTGGCGGAGCAGTTGGCGTAG
- a CDS encoding SAM-dependent methyltransferase, with protein sequence MDLPRIFTVRESSHRIHNPFTPGKLAVLGRALHLAPGTRMLDLASGSGEMLCTWARDHHVTGTGVDISTVFTEKARARAAELGVAERVAFVHGDASGHVADEPVDVAACVGATWIGNGVAGTVDLLAKSLRPGGLMLIGEPYWRREVPDEDTARACHASGKDDFLPLPELIERFGGLGYDVVEMVLADQDSWDRYQAAQWLNLRRWLDGNPEDELAAEVRAELTTGPARYARYQREYLGWGVFALMAR encoded by the coding sequence GTGGATCTGCCGCGCATCTTCACCGTCCGCGAAAGTAGCCACCGCATCCACAACCCGTTCACCCCGGGCAAGCTCGCCGTCCTGGGCCGGGCGCTGCACCTGGCGCCCGGGACCCGGATGCTCGACCTCGCCAGCGGTTCCGGCGAGATGCTGTGCACCTGGGCCCGCGACCATCACGTCACCGGGACCGGAGTGGACATCAGTACGGTGTTCACCGAGAAGGCGCGCGCCCGCGCCGCCGAACTCGGTGTCGCCGAACGGGTCGCCTTCGTCCACGGCGACGCCTCCGGGCACGTCGCGGACGAGCCGGTCGATGTCGCCGCGTGCGTCGGGGCGACCTGGATCGGGAACGGCGTGGCCGGCACGGTCGACCTCCTCGCCAAGAGCCTGCGCCCCGGCGGCCTGATGCTCATCGGCGAGCCGTACTGGCGCCGTGAGGTGCCCGACGAGGACACCGCCAGGGCCTGCCACGCCAGCGGCAAGGACGACTTCCTGCCGCTGCCGGAGCTGATCGAGCGCTTCGGCGGGCTCGGGTACGACGTCGTGGAAATGGTGCTGGCCGACCAGGACAGCTGGGACCGGTACCAGGCGGCCCAGTGGCTCAACCTCCGCCGCTGGCTCGACGGGAACCCCGAGGACGAGCTGGCTGCCGAGGTACGGGCCGAGCTCACCACCGGTCCCGCCCGCTACGCGCGGTATCAGCGCGAGTATCTCGGCTGGGGAGTCTTCGCGCTGATGGCGCGCTGA
- a CDS encoding GntR family transcriptional regulator: protein MTTPAPRRRPPTAQQFVLEELRRAITSGEIRPGMPIRQDALAEQLGVSRVPLREALKTLEGQSLVVHHAHRGYFVAELSLAELREVYRIREILEAEAVREAMRGGGTVLDALAEAQAEVEAQAAAADVAAMAAANRRFHFVLFEASGMHRLVQLIATLWDATDAYRSLYYADSTSRTHVIDEHRAVLDALREGRTEDAVRLLDGHREHAVAALEGLLGEAAGA from the coding sequence ATGACCACGCCCGCACCGAGGCGGCGGCCCCCCACGGCGCAGCAGTTCGTGCTCGAGGAGCTGCGCCGCGCCATCACCAGCGGGGAGATCAGGCCGGGCATGCCGATCCGGCAGGACGCCCTCGCCGAGCAGCTCGGCGTGAGCCGGGTGCCGCTGCGCGAGGCGCTCAAGACGCTGGAGGGCCAGTCCCTCGTCGTGCACCACGCGCACCGTGGCTACTTCGTGGCCGAGCTGTCCCTGGCCGAGCTGCGCGAGGTGTACCGCATCCGGGAGATCCTGGAGGCCGAGGCCGTACGCGAGGCGATGCGCGGCGGCGGCACCGTCCTCGACGCCCTGGCGGAGGCCCAGGCGGAGGTGGAGGCGCAGGCCGCCGCGGCGGATGTCGCGGCGATGGCGGCCGCCAACCGCAGATTCCACTTCGTCCTCTTCGAGGCGTCCGGCATGCACCGCCTCGTACAGCTCATCGCGACCCTGTGGGACGCCACCGACGCCTACCGCTCCCTCTACTACGCGGACTCGACCAGCCGTACGCATGTCATCGACGAACACCGGGCGGTGCTCGACGCGTTGCGCGAGGGGCGCACGGAGGACGCGGTGCGGCTGCTCGACGGGCATCGCGAGCATGCGGTGGCCGCGCTGGAGGGGCTGCTCGGCGAGGCGGCGGGGGCGTAA
- a CDS encoding YeeE/YedE family protein, producing MTTAPPAGAPPRAALIAPSPTSSPAPVAESAPPTRWGPLVGAGVIGAALDAYVFVAHGAKPGVLLLLGLGLGFALFHSRFGFTSAWRQLVAVGNGTGLRAHALLLGTTATLFALIIGTGSGLFGSVPAPSAGPIGIGLIVGSFLFAIGMQLGGACASGTLFAVGSGQSSIVLTLFGFIVGSTLAAWQFGLWSDLPALDPYLLSDHVGWFGSWAITIVALAAIWFIARAVQARRNPPPVGTPPSAKGTLLRTVRGSWPLAAGAIVLAVLGAGVLLVSGGAWGVTSAFALWGSKVVGALGGSPETWAFWQQPGNSAQLAGPVLADKTSLTDIGIMVGAAVAAAAGGVWKLHRGIPARTAVAAVVGGILMGIGARLAGGCNIGAYLAGIVSGSLHGWIWGAVAILGTWAGLRLRPVFGLGNPKPSDSVC from the coding sequence CCCCCACCTCCTCGCCCGCCCCGGTCGCCGAGTCCGCGCCGCCCACCCGGTGGGGGCCGCTCGTCGGCGCCGGGGTCATCGGCGCCGCGCTCGACGCCTACGTGTTCGTGGCGCACGGCGCCAAGCCGGGCGTCCTGCTGCTGCTCGGGCTCGGGCTCGGGTTCGCCCTGTTCCACTCGCGGTTCGGGTTCACCTCCGCCTGGCGGCAGCTCGTGGCCGTCGGCAACGGCACCGGGCTGCGCGCGCACGCCCTGCTGCTCGGCACGACGGCGACGCTCTTCGCGCTGATCATCGGCACCGGCAGCGGGCTGTTCGGTTCGGTGCCCGCGCCCAGTGCGGGACCGATCGGTATCGGCCTCATCGTGGGCTCGTTCCTGTTCGCGATCGGCATGCAGCTCGGTGGCGCCTGCGCGTCCGGAACCCTGTTCGCGGTCGGCTCGGGGCAGAGCTCGATCGTGCTCACGCTCTTCGGGTTCATCGTCGGTTCCACCCTCGCCGCCTGGCAGTTCGGGCTCTGGAGCGATCTGCCGGCGCTCGACCCGTACCTGCTGTCCGACCACGTCGGCTGGTTCGGCTCCTGGGCGATCACCATCGTCGCGCTCGCCGCGATCTGGTTCATCGCGCGCGCCGTGCAGGCCCGCCGCAATCCCCCGCCGGTCGGCACTCCGCCGTCGGCGAAGGGCACGCTGCTCCGTACGGTCCGTGGCTCCTGGCCGCTGGCGGCGGGCGCCATCGTGCTCGCGGTGCTCGGCGCGGGTGTGCTGCTGGTGTCCGGCGGCGCGTGGGGCGTGACGAGCGCGTTCGCGCTGTGGGGCTCGAAGGTGGTGGGCGCGCTCGGCGGGTCCCCCGAGACGTGGGCGTTCTGGCAGCAGCCCGGCAACTCCGCCCAGCTGGCGGGACCGGTGCTCGCCGACAAGACGAGCCTCACCGACATCGGCATCATGGTCGGCGCGGCGGTCGCCGCCGCGGCGGGCGGCGTGTGGAAGCTGCACCGCGGGATCCCCGCCCGTACGGCGGTCGCCGCGGTCGTCGGCGGCATCCTGATGGGGATCGGCGCGCGCCTCGCGGGCGGCTGCAACATCGGCGCGTACCTCGCGGGCATCGTCTCCGGTTCGCTGCACGGCTGGATCTGGGGCGCCGTCGCCATCCTCGGCACGTGGGCGGGCCTGCGGCTGCGCCCGGTCTTCGGCCTCGGCAACCCGAAGCCGTCGGACAGCGTCTGCTGA
- a CDS encoding acyl-CoA dehydrogenase family protein produces the protein MPSAPLHPFELVDIDGMLSDEERAIRDTVRTMGERELRPKVAEWFENGAIPARELARELGGLGVLGMHLEGYGCAGTSAVSYGLACMELEAVDSGLRSLVSVQGSLAMYAIWKYGSEEQKQQWLPGMAAGEKIGCFGLTEPDAGSDPGSMRTNAKRDGKDWVLNGAKMWITNGSVADIAVVWARTEEGVRGFLVPAGTPGFSAPEIKRKLSLRASVTSELVLEDVRLPADAMLPNARGLSGPLGCLNEARFGIVFGALGAARDCLEAAISYAGDRTVFERPLASYQLTQQKLADMALELDKGMLLALRLGRLKDEGRGTPEQISVGKLNNVREAIQIARECRTILGANGITLEYPVMRHANNLESVLTYEGTSEVHSLVIGKTLTGLPAFR, from the coding sequence ATGCCCTCAGCCCCCCTCCACCCCTTCGAACTCGTCGACATCGACGGCATGTTGAGCGACGAGGAGCGCGCCATCCGCGACACCGTGCGCACCATGGGCGAGCGCGAGCTGCGCCCGAAGGTGGCCGAGTGGTTCGAGAACGGCGCCATCCCGGCCCGCGAGCTCGCCCGCGAACTGGGCGGTCTCGGCGTCCTCGGCATGCACCTGGAGGGCTACGGCTGCGCGGGCACCAGCGCCGTCTCGTACGGACTCGCGTGCATGGAGCTGGAGGCGGTGGACTCGGGGCTGCGCAGCCTGGTCTCGGTGCAGGGCTCGCTCGCGATGTACGCGATCTGGAAGTACGGCTCCGAGGAGCAGAAGCAGCAGTGGCTTCCGGGCATGGCGGCGGGCGAGAAGATCGGCTGCTTCGGCCTCACCGAGCCGGACGCGGGCTCCGACCCCGGCTCAATGCGCACGAACGCCAAGCGCGACGGCAAGGACTGGGTCCTCAACGGCGCCAAGATGTGGATCACCAACGGTTCGGTGGCGGACATCGCCGTCGTCTGGGCCCGCACCGAAGAGGGCGTGCGCGGCTTCCTCGTCCCGGCGGGTACGCCCGGCTTCTCGGCGCCGGAGATCAAGCGCAAGCTGTCCCTGCGCGCCAGCGTCACCAGCGAGCTGGTCCTGGAGGACGTACGGCTGCCCGCCGACGCGATGCTGCCGAACGCGCGCGGCCTCTCCGGGCCGCTCGGCTGCCTCAACGAGGCCCGCTTCGGCATCGTGTTCGGCGCGCTCGGCGCCGCCCGTGACTGCCTGGAGGCGGCGATCTCCTACGCCGGTGACCGGACGGTCTTCGAGCGCCCCCTGGCCTCGTACCAGCTGACGCAGCAGAAGCTCGCCGACATGGCCCTCGAACTCGACAAGGGCATGCTGCTCGCGCTGCGCCTCGGCCGGCTCAAGGACGAGGGCCGCGGCACGCCGGAGCAGATCAGCGTCGGCAAGCTCAACAACGTGCGCGAGGCCATCCAGATCGCCCGCGAGTGCCGCACCATCCTCGGCGCCAACGGAATCACCCTCGAATACCCGGTGATGCGGCACGCCAACAACCTGGAGTCCGTGCTCACTTACGAGGGCACGAGCGAGGTCCACTCGCTGGTGATCGGCAAGACCCTGACGGGCCTGCCGGCCTTCCGCTGA
- a CDS encoding PaaI family thioesterase, whose product MDRMQAIRARIRKSFDRQGLMAHLGAQLTEVAEGRVHIALPSRPELTQQHGYFHAGATSSIADSAGGYAAYTLFPEGTEVLTVEYKINLLAPAIGDHLEAVGTVLKPGRTLTVCQLEVFGVQGDRRKLVANGQQTLIRVDSPAASR is encoded by the coding sequence ATGGACCGGATGCAGGCGATACGGGCCCGCATCCGCAAGAGCTTCGACCGACAGGGCCTGATGGCACATCTGGGCGCCCAACTCACCGAGGTCGCCGAGGGGCGGGTGCACATCGCGCTGCCGAGCAGGCCCGAACTCACCCAGCAGCACGGCTACTTCCATGCGGGCGCCACCAGCTCGATCGCCGACAGCGCCGGCGGCTACGCGGCGTACACGCTGTTCCCCGAGGGCACCGAGGTCCTCACCGTCGAGTACAAGATCAACCTGCTCGCCCCGGCGATCGGCGACCACCTCGAGGCGGTCGGCACCGTACTGAAGCCGGGACGCACCCTGACGGTGTGCCAACTGGAGGTGTTCGGGGTGCAGGGCGACCGGCGCAAGCTGGTGGCGAACGGGCAGCAGACCCTGATCCGCGTGGACAGTCCGGCGGCGAGTAGATGA
- a CDS encoding GNAT family N-acetyltransferase, translating to MSEKMSTFTTGRLAMLPLRVEHAEEMADVLADPALHTFIGGTPDTVEELRARYRRMLAGSPDPAVTWLNWVVQLRDEERLVGTVQATVGGGVAEIAWVVGTRWQGRGFATEAARGLVAWLGEQGVGTLVAHIHPEHRASAAVATACGLAPTDEWNDGEVTWRLSR from the coding sequence ATGAGCGAGAAGATGTCCACCTTCACCACCGGACGGCTGGCCATGCTGCCGCTGCGTGTCGAGCACGCCGAGGAGATGGCCGACGTGCTCGCAGACCCGGCCCTGCACACCTTCATCGGCGGCACACCGGACACGGTCGAGGAACTGCGGGCGCGCTACCGGCGGATGCTGGCGGGCTCGCCCGACCCGGCCGTCACCTGGCTCAACTGGGTGGTCCAACTCCGGGACGAGGAGCGCCTGGTGGGCACGGTCCAGGCGACCGTCGGAGGCGGCGTCGCGGAGATCGCCTGGGTCGTGGGCACGCGGTGGCAGGGGCGCGGCTTCGCCACCGAGGCCGCGCGAGGGCTCGTCGCGTGGCTCGGGGAGCAGGGCGTCGGGACGCTCGTCGCCCACATCCACCCCGAGCACCGCGCATCCGCCGCCGTCGCCACCGCCTGCGGGCTCGCGCCCACGGACGAGTGGAACGACGGCGAAGTGACGTGGCGGCTCAGCAGGTGA